CCTGAGCTATGGATAATTGTTCAGCAAACTTTGGTAGAAAACAATAACCTGTTGTAAAATATCCTCAGGTCCTAAAATGTAAAATCTTTATTTCAGGAAGGgctttcaaattaaatttgtCTTTTGAAACCTGATTTGGTTCTTGTTTTTTAAGCCAAAATTTTGCCTACTTTTAATCAAAATGTTAAGAATAGTTGTAATTATTTGGAGACTTACTGAAGTTGCAACTGACTTACTCAAATTTGGGAGTTTTGTCCCATACTCCTTAAAGATAGAACTGAAATTGAAACCTGATTCTCATCACTTCCAGTGTGACTAAATAATGCTGCATGCACAGGCTGGCTCACAACAGCTATTCATAGCTCCAGCATCATCATGTTAAAGGTTTATGTGAACCTTACTGGATCTGGCACTGAAATTTAACCTCGTGCCTTCTTAAAAGGGAGTCTCAACGTGTATAGAGATGAAATTGATTTTGAAAAGAGGAGACATGTAGCTTGTCTGATCAATGCCAGGTGTTCTAGAAGGTTCACATATGTCAGTATTTctgcttttggtttttgttgcATGATAGTATAGCCTAAGAATGGCAGGTAAGTGTTGCTGGCTTCTGCTATGCATGTTTAATTACTTTCTTTTGAGATGTGCTCTTTCTTTAGCCAGCTGTTACCAGCAAGCATAAAATAAGAAGATTAATGTTTAAGTACATTTTGACCATGTGATAGAATACAATGGAAgagcataataaaaaaaactgATGAAGTATTATGATATGGATAATTTGAAGTGCATTAAATCTTTTTTCTCCTGAATTGTTTTTCAGTTGTTTGATGAAACAGtagcattttttaatattagttATAATATGAAAGCAAATGCTTGAAGAAATATGGTTTTACTTCAATGACACTTGAAGTTACAGCTTCTCTAAACTCTTACCCTGTTGTGTTGATTTTTATCACTTGTCTCTTCTGAATATATTGTTATTGGAAGATGCTAACCATACAAATTATTCATAAAGGGAAGATTCTCAAGGCCTGTGTTCAAAAATCAGAGAGCAAAATTTGCCTAAGACCAATTCTCACATGTCGCCATATTAGGTAAAATTTAGTCAAGTGGGAGAACTCATGTATGAGGCCATTGGAGTTGTGAATCTCTAGCTTAAtctgcaaatattaaaaatttaattggAGTAAACGAAATTCACGTTAGCTGGATAGAAGAGGCATAGTTCTAAAATAAATTGCAATAAATATtgctcattttttctttttaaatacagatTCTTTAGCTatcagttttgttttaaaatgcatgttttgAGCATGAACAGGATTTGGCATGAGAGTAAGCAGGTTGCTGACATGAAATGCTTTCATATGCAGTCAAATTAGATGACTTATATTATGGCTGAATTGTTAGACTGTTCTTTGTTCATTTTGGACCCTGTTCTGCATTTGTTTCTGCTGCTATACTGTGTATCCAtgcttctttctcctctgtttCAGATAGCTTGCCTTGACAGGATCTTGGCTTTGACACAGCCAAGATCTTTCTTCAAGACTTGGCACTTAATCTTGTGATACTTTAAGTTGTGGTTTTGTGTGAAAGGACAAGTAAGCTctgtattaaaaacaaatttgcCAATTCTGTGTTACGCCTGACTCAATAATAGGCAGTTTGAAGTCTTTTGTTCTTAAATCCATGTATGTGAGCAGGCTCCAATGTTTCTTACATAGTACCATAAAGAACTAAGACCTAATGTTTATAAAGCTTTGTAGTGCTAGAAACTTCAAATTTTAGACTTCTAACCATTATTTTTCCGCCAGATGTTTATCTTGGTGCTAGATGCCAGTGACTGGTGTGATTATCAGAATCTGTGTAAAAAATATGATAAGCGGTAGGCTTTTCCTTACCTCTGCACTGGTTAAGCTTATGCTCTCTTTGGTCATTCACCTTACctgtttaaaacaaataattgtCTTGAGTGTTCTTTTAAAGTCTGAGCGGTGCCATTAGAACATGAGCAAAGTGCACAGGTCAATATTGTTTACATAAACCAGCCACCTAAAATGTGGGAAACTTACAGCTCAGCTTTTACATTGGTGTCATTACTGTCACAGTTGCATATCCTTTCCAAATTTTCTGATTTGAATAGTAGCTAACATACAGTGTACTTTGAGATGGTGATATCAAGCTAGCACTGACAGTATCTTGCATTATCTCCAGAGGACTTGGCCAGGTTTCAGAAGAGCCACAGAGACAGCATTCTCCATAGTAATGCCAACAGAgatgaataaattatttcatctcCAGCAGTctagcatttttttccccttgtttgtGGGCTTTGTCCCAGACAGTTTCAGATGACTTGATGTGTtcttccctgggaaaaatctCAGCTTAAATAGTTTGCTGTGTAGTGTAAACTTTTAACCCCAAATTTCTCTCCCTGCTAGTTCTGTAGGCTAgccaaatattattttaatagtcACTAAATGTGTGTGTTCCCCGCATGCAATATGTTGTCTCACTTCTGTAGTATTTAGTTCACATAACAGCGTTTGTATATTGTTTCAAGTCTTCTCTTCTGTCTCTAATACATTACTGTGTGAGCATTCTGAACTCTTAAGTGTATATTGCATCTAGTGCAGTAACATTCTGATTAAacacaaattaatttaaagatTAACTCCCAATTTACTTGCAGAACCTCAGTCTTTTCTGACTATTGCATTAAAAATAGTAAAGTTGCCCTGAATAaccagggctcagctcctgtGGCCCCAATATCAAAACTCAGAACATCTGGATGAGCTGTGATGTGCTTACTGGGTTTGTTCTTTCTATGGAAAGCACTGCTAATCAAGGCACAGCCTTGTTGTAACCTTGTAGCGGGAGCTTAAATGGACTGGGGAGAATGGAAATCCATGAAATTGTATATCTCCTTCATCCTTCTGTTTGGatgcctggcactgctgcctgctTTTTCTTAGCTGTCAAGAGTGATTCCAGAAGTGCAACTTCCTTTCCTGCTCTGTGCATTCCACCTTGGGGAAAAGGAGTTCCACAACTGGTGATTCTAAGTGAAGGTCCTGTAGCTTGAGCCCTCAGGTACATACTGAGGAGTGCTATTCCCATAGTATGGGAATGCTGCCTCCATCTATTCAAGATGATAACAGTGCCTAGGAAAAGGGAcctctccctctttcttccCTGTGATGGGCTTCCAGAATACATTGCCCTGACCAGCACTGGGAAACAAATGAACCAATTTTGCTCTGTATCAGCCAGTATTAGTCCCTGAAGATTTTTTACATCATGCCTTTTAACCCTATTCTAATAACATCTTAAATGTTTTGTGAAGGGattataaaaacatttaaatttgctttttaaatttgacCTCTTTTTTTAGAGATGGCAGAGGAAATGAGTTGGGACAAATCAGGTTTACAGGTGTCTTTTATTGGAGAGGACTAGATTGACCAAAAATGAAATACATACCAAAAGAAATAACTCAGTACCTACTTGGTTTTCAAATAGATTGATGTTTAGAAGTTTGtaataattgaaacaaaactaaaaactCCACCACCCcaacaaattaaaaatcaacTATTGGTTTAAGTTACCTGGAGCATTTTAAGGAAGTGAAATACAGTAGTTGGCTGTTTACATCCTACACTGAGAGAGGTGATGATGGTGTTGATTTGCCTAGCCAGCTGTCCAGTGAAAACCACTAAATTTGTATCTAGGAGATGATTTTCATTTCTAAACATGGAGGGTCATAGTACTGCAGCTGTTCTGCTTGTTGGTGGGATTTGAAATGAGGAGCAGGAATTCTTTTGGTCCCTTTTGCTCTGCCCCTCCCAGTCTTGAAAAATGAACCCTCCTTACTACACagggtaaagaaaaaaaatggcatgaaaaattaaataggtAGGAGTTGTTCTCAGTGTGAGACGATCCAAGTGACAAGTCTTGATTGCATTATTTAACAGCACAATCTGGAATGCTACAGAGCTTCACGTCTTAGTCTGTATTTCACTGTAACATTTCATGTTCGTGCATGAACTGCTGCCAGTCAGCTGGTGCTTCCCTGTCTGctcttttctctcattttttgtcttcatttcTTACAGCAGTCTTCAGCAGCTTTCAAAATTATGTGACCTTTGTGATGATCTGAAAAGCACTGGCCACTTTTACTCGATGCCTAATCAATGTGGtgctcttttatttatttatttattttcaaatgagTGACCAGGTTCTTTTTAACCTGTGCTAATTCTTGATGTTTCTCAAAATACCAGTTAAACTGTTGCAAGGTCTATATATAGGCATATTTGCTAATAATGCCCACTCTTTATGCGTTAAACTATAAAAATAAGAGGTATTATGAAAAAACTACCGCAAAAACCAGACAGGCAATGTatatgaaatttattttctcctaatacaaactttgttttctcttgtgtTTTTCTAGTGTGTAACACTAAGATACTGTGGGAGTTTTATTTCATGTGTAAAGACGTACCTAACTTCCATGGGAAGCACTTCTAGAAAGACATTTTCCAGACTCTTCAAACTGCACAAAGTCATGAGGATATATTGTCCTTAGTTAGTTTCTGTCTGTCCCTATAAAAAAGAATCTATTGTTAAAACCCTCATTTTTGGCATTGGAAATAATGGACTAAAATGCAATGATATTTATTCTATAACATATTTCGCCCATGTTAACagagaagtgttttttttttttttacaagaattTTAGTAactaacaatttttttttaatgagtctAAAATGAACTAACCTTATAGCGTCCACgagcattttaaaagaaaaaaatttctttcaggTAATCCATGTCTGAGATACTTGTTCTAGGTGATTGTTTTTAAAGGTTAAAACCTTTTGTTGATTCTTCTCAAAACATACTTCTTACAGAatcacatttctttaaaaatgtacacgtagctttttaaaattatgaccCAATATACTTTTGGGAAGCCCTTAGCTAAttagaagaaaatggaaaacagattATATCTTTAAAGACAGgggacaaaaaaagaaaaaaaggaaaagccctTCACAAGCTCACACTAGATCTTTTTGTTCTCAGCTCTGATTGTGCGATGAGTGCAGTAAAGAATATGTTTTaagaattaaatatatttagaaGTAAAATATATGGCTCTTTTCCCAAGCAGTTAAAGATGAGGCAGACAAGATGGAAAGTAATCTGATGCAGTGTTTCTAGATAAAAATAGACATGGATACCTCCTGTACTATCTGCAGTGAGCATGTCTTTTGAGTGCTTATCTAAGTTTCTTCCAGTGAGCCTCTACTGCACCCCAAGGTGAGATTATATGATAAAGACAACTCATCAGGATTTCTTCTCCTAACTCAGTTTTAAGTAAGTCAAGAAGATAGAATCCAGGTGAATTTTTGGGATGGTAAATGAAGAGACTACTAAAATGAATACAATTAGTCTCTTGGAGTTCCTTATACATTGTAGTAGCTCTTCAGAGAATGAAAATTCTTGATGAGTTGCTGCATGAAGAATTTGTCCTGTAGGTGATGGTGTGCCTATTGAATTCCATGttgttgttaaaaataaatatatatacatttaatATGTTCTGCTGTTTAGATGCCCAACCTACAGAATCTGAAAAGGAAATTTATAATCAGGTGAATGTAGTGTTAAAGGATGCAGAAGGAATACTGGAAGACTTGCAGTCATATAGAGGAGCTGGCCATGAAATACGAGAGGTGAGCTAGAGCGTTACAATTGTGCACAGCCTGTGGTTGTTCATTGTCTGATCCTAACCAAATACTGCTGGGGTTTAACTTTGCTTGCAGGAGCTGTTTTGGCAGAGCATGTTGTCTTTTAAAATCACTGTCTTGAATTTCTGCTCTGGAATGTTTCTTTTTAACAGCAAAACAGATGTTGCTTGTTTCAATCATATTAATCCACATATGTAATAGCAAATGATGTTTCTTGGAGTTTTTGGGGTATCATtaatattgatttttctttgtgttcCCACATAAGCTCGTCTTGAGTTAATAGTGAAGTTGGAAAGAGTGTGGTGTGACTATAGTGCAATACTTAGTAGTGTTGACATCTTCTTATACAGTAACTGGAGAAGCCTGGTTTGGTAATACTGACACAAAAGGCATCTCATTTTCAATCCCTTTTAATTGGCTTTTATTTACTAAAGTAGATGTTTGGAACAGAAGCAAAGTTCCAGTACAGAATGTCActccatttttcctttgtttaatAAAGGGTGGAATAAATATTCACCCAACCCTCTTTCTTCCTCACATGCAGCAATGACGGGTGCTTTGCTCATGAAGGAAGGAGTTACTCACTGTAACATATTCTTAAGAAACAGTACTAGATAGGAGGAGTCTCTGTTCACTCCATAGCAATTTGACATACTCAAAGCCATTCAGCTTTTGAGAGTTTTTCTCTCCATGGAATTGCTAAGGTAGGTTAAGAAGGATGACTGTGTCACACACAGTCCTTAGGAGGGGAGATAGCTTACTTGTTCTTCAAGAAAGGAGCTTGTTTAGGGACAGGCTGTAGGATCAGGCAGGAATGTGTGTGTGCAGATGCCATGGAGAAATGAGAGATACTTCTCTGAGAGGAGAAAGACATAGCAAGAAGGAAACTCTCCAGGACCAGAGAGGAGTGTGCTGCAAGCCACAGCCCACAGTTGACTGAAACAGTTCTTGAAATCAAGAGGTTGACAGTGAAAATGCTGCAGGAGAATTAtgagcatttttatttctgttttcttagtATATTTTCAGTTGCAGACTGGAGAGGTTGAATTTAAGGTATTATATGTCTGGGAAGTGTACTGTAAAGACAAAGTCTGTATCTGTAAATGTATCCTTCAAAGCTGTGGTGTATGCTGTTGTGTACTGGTGGTGCTATATGTTGTTGACTATGCTTAAATGTTCCTGCTGTAATAGTTAGCCTGAATttcacagcaattttttttcttcgCTATTTTGGGAATTAGTGATAGATACTAACATTAAGATGAGGCTTTGAtcactaaattttttttttttttttttttttttttttttttttttttgcttggagTAAACACAGTTAACTTGTTAATTTTAATTAACTAGGTGTGGTTATGTAAATTTTCTTATCTTGATTTTTAACCATTTCTTTATACTCTCTCCAAGTTGTTTTCCTGTTCAGGATGCTTACTTTCAACACAAATTTTTAGACCTTTTTGGAGCAGACATGGGTTAGTACATGCTTGTCTCTCAGCTGAAAACTTCTTAGTAGGtagatttttaattattagCTCTTCAAACAATTGTCTTGAAtaggtgttttgttttttgtgttttgttgtttggggttgtTTTATCAGCAGTGCATCAGTTATTCCCAATCCAAGCATACTTTTCTCCTCTCTCGTTCTAATTTAAGGCAATACAGCATCCAAATGATGAGAAGCTACAAGAGAAGGCATGGGGTGCAGTTGTTCCACTAGTAGGCAAACTAAAGAAATTCTATGAATTTTCTCAAAGACTAGGTAAGTGGAAAGGTgttaatttgggttttttttgtcataaTTAGCATATTTGGCATATTCAGATGCGATCACATCTAGGTCAATTCCTTTGTGGAAAAGAGCTCATATTGCACAGATTCCTCCATACACTGGATGATAGCAATCTTGCTTCCGTGGGTATctgagaggggagagagaaTGGGATTATCCTTGTTACTCTTCCTCTACTCCCTTAGTAACTCAGGAAAGCAGTAACCAGCTGATTGACTGGAAATTAGTGCACTAAATAATCAGGAATTAATTCTGTCAGTGTTTTTGATACCAAGAGTATTTAAAAGAGACTGTATTATTTCTTCATAAACACCAGAAATAATTTCCTATGTGGAAATGCCTGATCTTGGTTCATACACATGCAATACTTGGGATGGTGCTTCATGCCTCTTCTGAAACTCACTGATGTGATGGCCATGCTGATAAAACCTATGAGACTTGCTTTTTCACCAGCTTTCTGTTGTTATCTCACTTTTAATCAAGCTTATTAGCATAGTTTGtaaaaaaatgtacttaaaaCATGGAAACTTGTTGCAGGCAagttctgctttttaaaatgagtgAGAGATTTTTCTCAAGAAGATGAACAGGAAGCTGGATTATAAATTTATCTTAAATAAGGTATGACTTCTGCTTACAGCTATATGCCTCTTGAATTCTGTGTTCTCCTAAAGGCTGAAGTCTGCCAACAGAGGTTATTGAAATATGTTCTACACAAATGTTGCAGACAAAGCTTGAGTAGAACTTTTCAAGAAGTTTTTTTCTTGTGGCTGTCAGTGCTGATGAGACCTGGTCTGTACAGCAATTTTTATGTAAATATGACAGCAGTTGACACATAGATGAGCAATTTATCAAGTCCCTTTATTATTAACCACCATGTATTTTGGCAGCTGTGTATTTTAAGTCTAGCATGCAGAATAGCAGCCAATACTGATCCAAGAAGCAGGTGCAGTTGTGTGTTGCAAACTCCTCTCGTGTGGTTGCAGAGGCAGGACTGCGGGGCCTGCTGGGAGCCCTGACGAGCACTCCGTATTCCCCAACACAGCACCTGGAGCGAGAGCAGGCTCTCGCTAAGCAGTTTGCAGAAATTCTTCACTTCACACTCCGATTTGATGAGCTTAAGGTAAGAGCTTGTAATCAGAAGGGCTGGAAAAAGAAGCCAAGTATGTTTACTGAAGCAATCTGGGTTGTGTTCTGTTCTGGAATAGAATGTGCAGTGGATACTCAAATATCCAATATGCTTGGCTGGCTCTCGTGACCTGGAGTTAGATTAAACTGGAAAGCAGATGAAATATCATATTAGCTTTAGGCACTTGTTCTTCAGCTCACATTAATCATATTTCTTCACCCAAATTTGGCATATCTCTTGGGATAATGCTGCTGCTTTTAGCTTGTGTGCACTCATAGTCTAGCTATTTTCTTGCTATGTACAAAGAACTAAGCTGAAATGATAATTAATTTGCTGGTCTCATCCTTGGAGTCAAATTAGCAAAGCAATTTTTTCAGCCTACTAATTTCCAACTTGTATTTAGGAGATTGTTCCTTTTCTCATTCCTGCTAGAGCTTGTTCTGAATCTGGGAAACGAGAAAGCTTTATGTTGTGCTTACCAGTTCCAAACATGTCACAGGCCTTTTTGCTTCACTTCAGGAAgtttaatattttcttgttgGGTGTATTATATTTTATGAAGACTCATCTTTACTTATCTTGAATTTGTCACAACTCTCTTGCTTCCATATCTACGTAGATGACAAATCCTGCTATACAGAATGACTTCAGCTACTATAGAAGAACTCTGAGCCGTATGAGGATTAACAATGTCCCAGTAGGTAACCCTTGGATAAGATGAAATGTAGTCTTCTTCTACCACCTCTCTTCTCCATGTACAGAACAACTAAACCCTCTCTTCTGTTTTTTAGGCAGAGGGAGAAAATGAAGTAAATAATGAGTTGGCAAACAGAATGTCTTTATTTTACGCTGAAGCGACACCAATGTTGAAAACCTTAAGTGATGCCACAACAAAGTTTGTGTCAGAGGTAAGAGTACAAATTTATGGCTTGGATAATGTGCttcacagcactgcagggccAGACATAATGGGCAACACAACCTCAACCCAGCTTAATCTGGCATCTAGAAATAAAACTTGGGCTTTGGAGCCTCAAAAAATGTAACGTGTCTTTCCCAGATGCTGTAGAGTTAGGGACTCCAGCCAGGCACCTTGTGTATGCATCCCCAAAATTTAATGGATAGTGTCACATCAGCAGTGATGGCTTTTCTCAAGCTGGGACAGGTATTTTGCCTGCACTGTGGTGGTGGTTTAGAgcagaaatttcagaaaattgaAAGAGAAACAGCCTGATTCTCTCTGCTTGAATGGAATTGAAATGTagcttcctcttctcttttccaagACTCTTGTTACACTGTGTAAAGTCAAGTATAATACATTATTGCAAAAGAGAGAAGGAACCTGTATTGGAAAAGTGTTTCAGCATGTTGACTGAAATCATCCCTATTTATCCTTGTCTACCTAAATAAATATTGGTTGTAAAATCCAATCCCTGCAAGTACTGTGCTTGCTTTCTGGTAACTGTGATGATTTTTGGCTTATGTGCAAAGAATGCTCACTATTTCTtagtagaaaataattttacattacATGATTACATACAAAATTACATCTgtcttttaatgtttttttttcctccaagttCTGCTTTATGCATGAAATGCCTTAAGAAAACTGtcttattttacatttatttgtgATGGTTGTCTGTCACAATGTTAAGTTTCACTATTACAGCAGATGAATATATTTGGCTATAGAAATTTTTATCTTTGAAGGAGCAGGTTACATGATGATTCCTTCAAAACTTTCCAAAAGTCAGTCATGCCAAGGGTGTAGTTCCTTGGCTACAAACAAGCAGGCAAAACCCATGTGGTAGCCTTTGCTCTGTAAATTGCTAATCTATAtgataacattaaaaaaaaccagtgCAAGACTACCTGATTTACCATAGTTGTGTTGATGGTTTTAATTGCTCCACATTGCTATGCCAGCAGATAACTGATTTGACTTGGGTTTTGTAGTATAATATTTCACAGTAATTGAATTGTGGAAACTGTTCACCTTCTTTTGCAGAATAAAAATTTACCAATAGAGAATACAACAGATTGCTTAAGCACCATGGCCAGTGTGTGCAGGGTCATGCTGGAAACCCCGTGAGTACCAACACTGCTTGGGTTGGGTGTGGGTCACCTCTCTGTTTCAGACCTGACTTCTGATGCATGAAAGAAATATAATTGGAGTAATTAGGAACTGTGATGTTTCCTTTTTACCAGCCTAGTTGTTTACACTGACATGAAACCACCTTGTTTCATTTTGCCAGCCATGGAAATCGTGCGGTCTACTTTTCTGAacatattaatatttaaaaatagaatggCTATGGAAGCTAGACAACCTCTTGGCACTCTTTATAAGTGGTTTTCTCATGTATTATTCAGAGAAATGGGCTATTTGAGCATGATTGCCTAGGGTCTCCTGAAAGAGGGGCTATGGACAATGCTCTGGGTGTTGTGTCCTTGCTGACTGGCCTGGCTGATTGCTCCAATAAAATGACAGTGCTCTTCTCAGGGGAATTTAGAGACAACTTCTAGGCATGGAGACAGTCAGTTGTCTTCTGTTTATTTAAGAGGCACTGGGAGTATGACCAAAGTCACACTAATctttggttattttttaaaatctgtttagTCTGTATTCTGAATAGTTTTCTATTGGTAAAATTACTGGAGCATGAGCCATGTCTTTTTAAATAAGTTTCTGTCCAAATACCACAGGACATTTGTTTTGGAGTACACTAAGAGCTCCAAGCATTTATACTCTTACTCTTCTGAGGAATGGACTATTCCAAGtaaaaaagcaattaaagaTTGTCCAGTCacctgcccttttttttttctaagtcaGAATTTCAGGTGTGTTTTAGAAGATCACAGAGAAAAGTGTAGGAAGCACTGGAGACAAAGTTAGTATGTAGTGttttaatactttaaaaattaatttttttttaaatttaaagaacCTGATTGGTTTAGGTTTGAGACTTTTTATTAGTCTTCAAGTAATTTTCTAAACAATCATCTGACTTTTGGCAGGTTATTGAAAGGAATAAAGAAAACTCTCAAAAGTTTGGGGTTGCTGGATTtggttgggttggtttgtttgttttttctctcaggATTTATAGTagaatttttctctttaatctTAATTTGGGTGTTACTAGTATTTACTGTTACCTTGTGTTTCATCGATAATAAGCTGTGTTTTTAAATTCCAGTGAATACAGAAGCAGGTTTACAAATGAGGAAACAGTATCATTCTGTCTGAGGGTAATGGTGGGTGTCATCATACTCTATGACCACGTGCATCCGGTGGGCGCTT
This sequence is a window from Anomalospiza imberbis isolate Cuckoo-Finch-1a 21T00152 chromosome 1, ASM3175350v1, whole genome shotgun sequence. Protein-coding genes within it:
- the CYRIB gene encoding CYFIP-related Rac1 interactor B isoform X1, with product MGNLLKVLTCTDLEQGPNFFLDFENAQPTESEKEIYNQVNVVLKDAEGILEDLQSYRGAGHEIREAIQHPNDEKLQEKAWGAVVPLVGKLKKFYEFSQRLEAGLRGLLGALTSTPYSPTQHLEREQALAKQFAEILHFTLRFDELKMTNPAIQNDFSYYRRTLSRMRINNVPAEGENEVNNELANRMSLFYAEATPMLKTLSDATTKFVSENKNLPIENTTDCLSTMASVCRVMLETPEYRSRFTNEETVSFCLRVMVGVIILYDHVHPVGAFAKTSKIDMKGCIKVLKDQPPNSVEGLLNALRYTTKHLNDETTSKQIKSMLQ
- the CYRIB gene encoding CYFIP-related Rac1 interactor B isoform X2, coding for MGNLIKVLTRDIDHNAAHFFLDFENAQPTESEKEIYNQVNVVLKDAEGILEDLQSYRGAGHEIREAIQHPNDEKLQEKAWGAVVPLVGKLKKFYEFSQRLEAGLRGLLGALTSTPYSPTQHLEREQALAKQFAEILHFTLRFDELKMTNPAIQNDFSYYRRTLSRMRINNVPAEGENEVNNELANRMSLFYAEATPMLKTLSDATTKFVSENKNLPIENTTDCLSTMASVCRVMLETPEYRSRFTNEETVSFCLRVMVGVIILYDHVHPVGAFAKTSKIDMKGCIKVLKDQPPNSVEGLLNALRYTTKHLNDETTSKQIKSMLQ
- the CYRIB gene encoding CYFIP-related Rac1 interactor B isoform X3 — its product is MTNPAIQNDFSYYRRTLSRMRINNVPAEGENEVNNELANRMSLFYAEATPMLKTLSDATTKFVSENKNLPIENTTDCLSTMASVCRVMLETPEYRSRFTNEETVSFCLRVMVGVIILYDHVHPVGAFAKTSKIDMKGCIKVLKDQPPNSVEGLLNALRYTTKHLNDETTSKQIKSMLQ